In Glycine max cultivar Williams 82 chromosome 7, Glycine_max_v4.0, whole genome shotgun sequence, a single window of DNA contains:
- the LOC547578 gene encoding glutathione S-transferase GST 7 has product MAANQEDVKLLGATGSPFVCRVQIALKLKGVQYKFLEENLRNKSELLLKSNPVHKKVPVFIHNEKPIAESLVIVEYIDETWKNNPILPSDPYQRALARFWSKFIDDKVVGAAWKYIYTVDEKEREKNVEESYEALQFLENELKDKKFFGGEEIGLVDIAAVFIAFWIPIIQEVLGLKLFTSEKFPKLYKWSQEFINHPVVKQVLPPRDQLFAFYKACHESLSASK; this is encoded by the exons ATGGCTGCTAATCAGGAAGATGTGAAGCTTTTGGGAGCTACTGGAAGCCCATTTGTGTGCAGGGTTCAGATTGCCCTCAAGTTGAAGGGAGTTCAATACaaatttttggaagaaaatttgagGAACAAGAGTGAACTGCTTCTCAAATCCAACCCAGTTCACAAGAAGGTTCCAGTGTTTATTCACAATGAGAAGCCCATAGCAGAATCCCTTGTGATTGTTGAGTACATTGATGAGACGTGGAAGAACAACCCCATCTTGCCTTCTGATCCTTACCAAAGAGCCTTGGCTCGTTTCTGGTCCAAATTCATTGATGACAAG GTTGTGGGTGCTGCatggaaatatatttatacTGTTGATGAGAAAGAGCGTGAGAAGAATGTTGAAGAGTCATATGAGGCTCTGCAGTTTCTTGAGAATGAGCTGAAGGACAAGAAGTTTTTTGGAGGAGAGGAAATTGGGTTGGTAGATATTGCTGCTGTCTTCATAGCATTTTGGATCCCTATAATTCAAGAAGTATTGGGTTTGAAGTTATTCACAAGTGAGAAATTTCCTAAGCTCTACAAATGGAGCCAAGAGTTCATCAACCACCCTGTTGTCAAACAAGTCCTTCCTCCTAGAGATCAACTTTTTGCCTTCTACAAAGCCTGCCATGAAAGTCTTTCTGCTTCAAAATAG
- the GSTU28 gene encoding tau class glutathione S-transferase, which translates to MASSQEEVILLGVIGSPFLHRVQIALKLKGVEYKYLEDDLNNKSDLLLKYNPVYKMIPVFVHNEKPISESLVIVEYIDDTWKNNPILPSDPYHRALARFWAKFIDDKCVALAAKSVFIVDEKEKEKAKEELFEALNYLENELKGKFFGGDEFGFVDIAAVIIPIIQEIAGLQLFPSEKFPKLSKWSQDFYNHSLVNQVMPPKDQLFAYFKARAQSLAAKRKN; encoded by the exons ATGGCTTCAAGTCAGGAAGAGGTGATCCTTTTGGGGGTTATTGGAAGCCCATTTCTGCACAGGGTGCAGATTGCTCTCAAATTGAAGGGAGTTGAATACAAATATTTGGAAGATGATTTGAACAACAAGAGTGATTTGCTCCTCAAGTATAACCCAGTTTATAAAATGATTCCAGTGTTTGTTCACAATGAAAAGCCCATATCCGAGTCCCTTGTGATTGTTGAGTACATCGATGACACATGGAAAAACAACCCCATCTTGCCTTCTGATCCTTACCATAGAGCCTTGGCTCGTTTCTGGGCCAAGTTCATTGATGACAAG TGCGTGGCTCTAGCAGCGAAATCTGTTTTTATTGTTgatgagaaagagaaagagaaggcaAAAGAAGAATTATTTGAGGCTCTGAATTATCTTGAGAATGAGTTGAAGGGAAAGTTTTTTGGTGGAGATGAGTTTGGCTTTGTGGATATTGCTGCTGTGATCATACCTATAATTCAAGAGATAGCAGGGTTGCAATTGTTCCCAAGTGAGAAATTCCCAAAGCTCTCCAAATGGAGCCAAGACTTTTACAACCATTCACTTGTTAACCAAGTTATGCCTCCTAAGGACCAACTTTTTGCCTATTTCAAGGCTCGGGCTCAAAGCCTCGCTGCTAAAAGAAAGAATTAA
- the GSTU27 gene encoding glutathione S-transferase GST 6, with translation MAATQEDVTLLGVVGSPFVCRVQIALKLKGIECKFLEENLANKSDLLLKSNPVYKKVPVFIHNEKPIAESLVIVEYIDETWKNNPILPSDPYQRSFARFWSKFIDDKIVGASWKSVFTVDEKEREKNVEESLEALQFLENELQDKRFFGGDEFGFVDIAGVFIAFSIPIFQEVAGLQLFTSEKFPKLFKWSQELINHPVVKDVLPPREPLFAFFKSLYESLSASK, from the exons ATGGCAGCTACTCAGGAAGATGTGACGCTTTTGGGAGTTGTTGGAAGCCCGTTTGTGTGCAGGGTCCAGATTGCCCTCAAATTGAAGGGAATTGAATGCaaatttttggaagaaaatttggcAAACAAGAGTGATCTACTTCTCAAATCCAACCCCGTTTACAAGAAGGTTCCAGTGTTTATTCATAATGAGAAGCCCATAGCAGAGTCTCTTGTGATTGTTGAGTACATTGATGAGACATGGAAGAACAACCCCATCTTGCCTTCTGATCCTTACCAAAGATCCTTTGCTCGGTTTTGGTCCAAGTTCATAGATGACAAG ATTGTGGGTGCTTCATGGAAATCTGTTTTCACGGTTGATGAGAAAGAGCGTGAGAAGAATGTTGAAGAATCGTTGGAGGCTCTGCAGTTTCTTGAGAATGAACTACAGGACAAAAGGTTCTTTGGAGGAGATGAATTTGGATTTGTAGATATTGCTGGTGTCTTCATTGCATTTTCAATCCCAATTTTCCAAGAAGTAGCAGGGTTGCAATTATTCACCAGTGAGAAATTTCCTAAGCTCTTCAAATGGAGCCAAGAGTTGATCAACCACCCTGTTGTCAAAGATGTCCTTCCTCCTAGAGAACCACTTTTTGCCTTCTTCAAATCCCTCTATGAAAGCCTTTCTGCTTCAAAATAG